A window from Neodiprion fabricii isolate iyNeoFabr1 chromosome 2, iyNeoFabr1.1, whole genome shotgun sequence encodes these proteins:
- the LOC124176361 gene encoding DNA-directed RNA polymerases I, II, and III subunit RPABC5, with protein MIIPVRCFTCGKVIGNKWEAYLGLLQAEYTEGDALDALGLKRYCCRRMLLGHVDLIEKLLNYAPLEK; from the exons ATGATCATTCCAGTGCGTTGTTTCACCTGCGGTAAAGTGATTGGCAACAAATGGGAAGCTTATCTTGGCTTACTGCAAGCAGAATATACGGAAGG tgatgCCTTGGATGCCCTCGGCCTGAAGAGATACTGTTGCCGTCGCATGCTGCTTGGACACGTCGatcttattgaaaaattattgaattatgCTCCGTTGGAAAAGTAA